One Rosa chinensis cultivar Old Blush chromosome 5, RchiOBHm-V2, whole genome shotgun sequence genomic region harbors:
- the LOC112203168 gene encoding wall-associated receptor kinase 2 → MVAIEAASDQALPPQALPGCPGRCGNLTIPYPFGIGDGCYLRQRFNITCNESAHPPTALLADGSIIATNISLDEGELQFWNTIAHDCYDKQGNQTGSTSNSPSLQLNPPFTISGTKNNLIAVGCDTSAIFKGNFQYPYDEARYILTCMSICYNLDSAVNGSCSFGSSIGCCQTGLPNGLKNFTLTLGSFSEYKDVIWNFKPCSYAFIVEEGEFTFFPNTSFQELSKNQQLPVILNWEIQDGGCAEAQKRHDYACKANSRCVNRTIDIRTEPSGYYCQCLPGFEGNPYLPDGCRDVNECIAPTNPCNNGKCANLPGSYRCLCWKGFRNKDPTTCIPNNPTSKIKSLKISLGVSLGFLVLLVVIIWIHWEMNKRRIIKLKEKHFKENGGLMLQQQLARHGGRVDTTRIFTSEELEKATNNYHESRILGEGGYGTVYKGTLPDNTMVAIKKSKVAARTQHDQFVNEVILLSQINHRNVVRLLGCCFETEVPLLVYEYITHGTLFEHLFNNKNGKRSSLSWELRLKIASETAGALAYLHSSTSTPIIHRDVKATNILLDENYTAKESDFGASRFIPLDQTQVATLVQGTMGYLDPEYMQSNTLTEKSDVYSFGVVLAELLTSKVAVSFARPESERSLAYLFVSSIEKQCLIQILDADMVNEGNVEMLEQVANLAKICLRVKGKERPTMKEVAMELEGMRTTAKHPWKNADFYPEETEYLLGSPNSKSYIEGKGEVSSSGSVSRYASMQNEMLKSYDDGR, encoded by the exons ATGGTAGCTATAGAAGCAGCATCTGATCAAGCTTTGCCTCCTCAAGCCCTGCCTGGATGCCCCGGCCGGTGTGGTAATCTCACAATCCCGTATCCCTTCGGGATAGGGGATGGTTGTTATCTGCGACAAAGATTCAACATCACTTGTAACGAATCTGCCCATCCCCCAACAGCACTATTGGCGGATGGTAGTATCATTGCTACTAACATATCCCTGGATGAAGGTGAGTTGCAATTTTGGAATACCATAGCCCATGATTGTTATGATAAACAGGGCAATCAAACGGGGAGCACGAGCAATTCCCCTTCGCTCCAGTTGAATCCTCCTTTCACCATCTCTGGTACCAAAAACAACTTGATCGCTGTTGGCTGTGACACTTCTGCAATTTTCAAAGGAAACTTTCAATACCCTTATGATGAAGCGAGGTACATACTCACGTGCATGTCCATATGTTACAATCTTGACAGTGCTGTTAACGGCTCGTGCTCCTTCGGCTCCAGCATTGGGTGTTGCCAAACTGGACTCCCTAACGGACTAAAAAATTTTACTCTCACTTTGGGTAGCTTTTCTGAATATAAGGACGTCATATGGAACTTCAAGCCATGCAGCTACGCCTTCATCGTGGAAGAAGGCGAGTTCACATTCTTCCCGAATACAAGTTTTCAAGAACTGTCCAAGAATCAACAACTTCCCGTGATTCTTAATTGGGAAATTCAGGATGGGGGTTGTGCCGAAGCTCAAAAGAGGCATGATTATGCATGCAAGGCAAATAGCAGGTGTGTGAACCGGACGATCGACATCCGGACTGAACCGTCTGGTTACTATTGCCAGTGCTTGCCAGGCTTCGAAGGGAACCCGTATCTCCCAGACGGTTGCCGAG ATGTTAATGAGTGCATAGCTCCTACAAACCCCTGCAACAATGGAAAGTGCGCAAATTTACCTGGAAGCTACAGATGTTTATGTTGGAAAGGTTTCAGAAACAAAGACCCGACGACTTGCATACCAaacaatccaacatcaaagatCAAGTCCCTGAAAATTTCGTTGG GTGTCAGTTTAGGCTTCTTAGTTTTGCTAGTTGTAATAATATGGATTCACTGggaaatgaacaaaagaagGATTATCAAACTCAAAGAGAAGCACTTCAAAGAAAATGGCGGCTTAATGTTGCAGCAACAACTCGCTCGTCATGGAGGAAGGGTGGATACAACCAGAATATTTACTTCAGAAGAACTTGAGAAAGCCACAAACAATTACCATGAAAGTAGAATCCTTGGTGAAGGTGGCTATGGAACTGTTTATAAAGGAACATTACCGGATAACACAATGGTGGCCATAAAGAAGTCCAAAGTTGCTGCCCGAACTCAACATGATCAGTTTGTTAATGAGGTGATTTTGCTTTCTCAAATAAACCACAGAAATGTGGTGAGACTATTAGGTTGTTGTTTTGAGACAGAAGTGCCTTTACTAGTGTATGAGTACATCACCCATGGCACTCTTTTTGAGCATTTATTCAACAATAAAAACGGTAAAAGATCATCACTTTCGTGGGAATTACGATTGAAGATAGCATCGGAAACTGCAGGAGCACTAGCATACTTGCACTCTTCCACTTCCACACCAATCATACACCGGGATGTGAAAGCAACAAATATACTGTTGGATGAAAATTATACGGCCAAAGAGTCGGATTTTGGAGCTTCGCGTTTCATTCCTCTGGATCAAACTCAAGTAGCAACATTAGTGCAAGGCACAATGGGATACTTAGATCCCGAATATATGCAATCAAACACGCTAACAGAAAAGAGtgatgtttatagctttggAGTTGTCCTAGCAGAGCTATTAACGAGCAAAGTGGCGGTTTCTTTTGCTAGGCCCGAGTCAGAAAGAAGCCTAGcatatttatttgtttcctcAATTGAAAAACAATGCCTGATTCAAATTCTTGATGCTGACATGGTGAATGAGGGAAATGTCGAGATGCTTGAGCAGGTGGCAAATTTGGCAAAAATATGTCTAAGGGTAAAAGGGAAGGAAAGGCCTACGATGAAGGAAGTGGCCATGGAGTTAGAGGGAATGAGAACTACGGCAAAGCATCCATGGAAAAATGCTGATTTCTATCCAGAGGAGACTGAGTACTTGTTGGGTTCTCCTAATTCCAAGTCTTACATTGAAGGTAAAGGTGAAGTTAGTTCTAGTGGTTCAGTCAGTAGGTATGCCAGCATGCAAAATGAAATGTTAAAGTCGTACGATGATGGTAGATAA